From Salarias fasciatus chromosome 12, fSalaFa1.1, whole genome shotgun sequence, the proteins below share one genomic window:
- the serpind1 gene encoding heparin cofactor 2 — MWIAAAVSVVFLLTSPVQAGIKDLSSHFQDPSPDPRGFQQGDAVDIEAIPLEFHKENTVTNDLVFEGFEDDDYIDFDKILAAGSDDYIEGDEIDEIATPAPDIDIFAEPSDPKTRRARLLRLFHGRSRLQRLNIVNAHFGFNLYRSLRNDVNQTDNILLAPAGISIAMGMMSLGAGSGTHDQIYKALGFAEFVNASHHYDNTTVHKLFRKLTHRLFRRNFGYTLRSVNDVYVKKDVSVKDAFRAETKAFYFAEPQSVDFKDPAFLDKANRRIQKLTKGLIKEPLKSVDPNMVLMLLNYLYFKGTWEQKFPKEMTHYRNFRVNEKTNVRVPMMTNKGNYLAAADHELDCDVLQLPYAGNISMLIVLPRKITGMRTLEQEISPTVVDKWLKNMTNRTREVVLPRFKLEQNYDLIENMKEMGLVDIFQESGDFTRMTTDKVAMNWLKHQGIIKVNEEGTEAAALTQVGFMPLSSQIRFTVDHPFLFLIYEHRTDCLVFMGRVVNPSQS; from the exons ATGTGGATCGCCGCTGCCGTCTCCGTGGTCTTTCTCCTGACCAGTCCAGTTCAAGCTGGAATAAAAGACCTCAGTTCCCACTTCCAGGATCCTAGCCCAGATCCCAGAGGATTCCAGCAGGGCGATGCAGTGGATATAGAGGCCATTCCACTGGAGTTCCACAAAGAGAACACGGTCACCAACGACCTTGTTTTCGAAGGCTTTGAGGATGATGATTACATTGATTTTGATAAGATCCTGGCTGCGGGCAGCGACGACTACAT CGAAGGCGACGAGATAGACGAAATCGCCACGCCAGCCCCGGACATCGACATCTTTGCCGAGCCTTCCGACCCAAAGACCCGCAGAGCAAGACTCCTGCGGCTCTTCCACGGTCGCTCTCGCCTCCAGCGCCTCAACATCGTCAACGCCCACTTTGGCTTCAACCTCTACCGAAGTCTCCGTAACGACGTCAATCAGACCGACAACATCCTGCTGGCGCCCGCCGGGATCTCCATCGCGATGGGGATGATGTCTTTGGGTGCGGGATCCGGGACTCACGATCAGATCTACAAAGCTCTGGGGTTTGCGGAGTTCGTCAACGCCAGCCACCACTACGACAACACAACGGTGCACAAGCTCTTCAGGAAGCTCACACACCGCCTGTTCAGGAGGAACTTTGGCTACACGCTGCGCTCCGTAAACGACGTCTACGTGAAGAAAGACGTCTCGGTGAAAGACGCGTTCCGCGCCGAGACGAAGGCCTTTTACTTTGCCGAGCCTCAGTCAGTCGACTTCAAAGATCCTGCCTTCCTGGACAAAGCAAACCGCCGCATCCAAAAGCTGACCAAGGGCCTGATCAAGGAGCCGCTGAAGAGCGTCGATCCAAACatggtgctgatgctgctgaacTACTTGTACTTCAAAg GGACGTGGGAACAGAAATTCCCCAAAGAAATGACTCACTATCGCAACTTTAGAGTCAATGAAAAGACAAACGTTCGCGTGCCAATGATGACCAACAAAGGGAACTATCTGGCTGCCGCTGACCACGAACTGGACTGTGACGTCCTGCAG CTCCCGTACGCAGGAAACATCAGCATGCTTATTGTACTGCCCAGAAAGATCACTGGCATGAGGACCTTGGAGCAGGAGATCTCACCCACTGTCGTCGACAAGTGGCtcaaaaacatgacaaacag AACTCGTGAGGTTGTGTTACCTCGGTTTAAACTGGAGCAGAACTACGACCTGATTGAGAACATGAAGGAGATGGGCCTCGTTGACATCTTCCAGGAGAGCGGGGATTTCACCAGAATGACCACAGATAAGGTCGCCATGAACTGG ctgaAGCACCAGGGGATCATCAAGGTCAATGAGGAGGGgacagaggctgctgctctgacCCAGGTGGGCTTCATGCCCCTGTCGTCTCAGATCCGCTTCACCGTGGATCACCCGTTCCTGTTCCTGATCTACGAGCACCGCACAGACTGCCTGGTGTTCATGGGTCGGGTGGTCAACCCTTCCCAGAGTTAG